GAGCCCCAGTTTATCTTCCGCACTTTTGATGAGTTTCAGGAGCTCCACAACAAACTCACCATCCTCTTCCCGCTCTGGAAGCTGCCGGGGTAAGACATCAACTCTACTGTGTCCCTCAGCCTCTTTATGTCTCTGATACTGATCTGATGTCCTTAATACAAAACTGCGATGTAGTTCTTTTCTTTATTGACATGTCAGGGCATTGCATTGTGTGATTAAGAAgttattttacatgttttgtaaaGAGAGACTCTCACATTCTGTATTCATTTCCTTACACTACAAACCAACTGTCGCCCACCTAACCTTCCCTCTATGATCTTATGAAGCTGCTTTGCTGACGCCACCTCCATACTGTAATTTAGAGGAGAGTAACATCCGATTCTTTGGAATAGTAAATAAACCTAGTCTCTCTCCTTATTTCTAGTTTCCCTAACAAGATGGTGCTCGGTCGCACGCACATCAAAGAAGTGGCTGCCAAGAGGAAGCTGGAGCTCAACAACTACGTCCACAACCTGATGAGGAGCTCCACAGAGGTCACCCAggtacacccacacacacacacacacacacacacacacacacacacacacacacacacagatactcaTTGGGTCAATGTTAAAGCggaactctcgccaaaatgcaacctagggtctttttgtgaatgtatccGAGTCAAACTTCcgtttaaaagcataatcaGGACCGAAGCGCCACTTTTaggatttactgtattttctgtttttggtcaaatggccttttgaatgggagtgctaggggcactactatgatcacatcaaaatcactatttttaaaacactgagaaggctcgacacaacatgaaactttgttCGAAGTATCACCAGAGGCCCTGCACATGAGCCTGAGTGTTgagaacactgtttgtgtacacagagtttactaaaaagaaaggttttaacaactcacttTAGCTGTTGGTTTTTCCCCTCGTCGCCATCTTTCCAGTCAAAAAGAGTTGATCTCTAAATGCGAATGAACGGACTccaggaggaaatgtcattcttatatgaTGCTCCTTTTTTAACTACAAgttcaatattgtttttcaccacgacaaaacaacaaattatctgtGCATTTATAcggaactaagctttaggagctttccatctttactctcctccctgttaCGTTGCATTCAGAAATTAACTATTTTTGACTGACAAGATGGCGGCGAGCGGGAAACCCAACTGCTAAAGTGAGTGGTTCTTTTTAGGAAACTCTGTTCAAGTACAATGCTGGACTTCATGTGTAGAGCctctggtgatactttgagcaacTTTTCATGTTGCGTTgagccttcttttttttaaatgccatttaACCGAAAATCCTAACTATGCTTTAAAATGAAAGTTTCACTTGggtacatttacaaaaaggccctaggttgcattttggtgagCGTTACGTTACTGACTGTATCAGTCAATGAAGTAATCTCATGCTGTCTGTTTGTAGTGTGACCTGGTCTACACCTTCTTTCATCCAATTGCACGGGACGACAAGACCGAAGGCTTAGATGCCACGCCCAGAGCACCAGGTAAATACCTGCACTCTTCATCCTCTTCCTTCAAGTATTTGTCAGACTCGCTTTATGACAAAAACAGTGAGTGTGACACAGGCTGATTACTACTCAACAATTTGGCTATTGCCAATCGTTTAGGTTATTTTTTGGTGAAAACTGTGTCTACCTAAAACAAAACGCTGTGTTGTTAGCTTTGTTTGAAAATGCTTGTGTTCCTGTGTTAACACTGACCTGAATGTGATGAGTGGCATCTAACTGTTGCAGAGCCTCCCCTGAGTCCCACTTCGGGTCGGGTGGAAGGAGAAGTAAAGCTCTCAATCTCCTACAGGAACAGCAATCTCTTCATCATGGTCATGCACATCAGAGATCTGGTAAACACGTACAACTATGATTTAACACAGATCCCAACGTAAACGTCTTTGACAGGCGGTTAtactatttcatttttattttacatctaTCTGCTCACCTTCAGGTATCAGAAGATGGAACAGATCCCAACCCATATGTGAAAACCTACCTGCTTCCAGATCCACACAAGACTTCCAAACGCAAGACAAAGATCTCAAGGAAAACCAGGAACCCTACTTTCAATGAGATGGTTAGGccatacaaaaaaaatgagttcctacatttgtatatttaatatatgtatTCTTGAACTCAAGAACCATGGTTTTGgttttataaaagtaaacataaGGGAGGTTTTTCTTTTGATAAGTACGTTATGTGATCTGATTCATTAATGGCCAATGTGCATGTGAACAGCCGAACCCAAATAAAAACTCCATGGCCATCTGGACACTTTATTCActtttccctcctcttcctccacagttGGTGTACAGCGGCTACAGCAAGGAAACCTTGGGCCTGCGGGAGCTTCAACTGAGCGTGCTCAGTGCCGAGTCGCTGCGTGAGAACTACTTTCTGGGCGGCGTCACGCTCAGACTCAAAGACTTTGACCTCAGCAAGGAGACGGTCAAGTGGCATAAACTTACGGCCGTCCCCTACTTCTAACCCCTCGTTGCCTCTCCCAAAGCCGGGGACGACTCCTTGTCTTCAGACAAAAAGCTGCGTTCACATTATATGGGAAAGGTGGCAGATGCGGCCTTACTTGAAAATACTGGTCACTGCAGTTTTCAGTTCATAAAAATACTACTTCAGCACTTGGGGGGGGGTCTGGAGATAGACCCTCATTTTTGCAAGGATTTTTGACATCATTAAATTTCAAATATAAGCTGTGATATTTTCATTTCCAATTTAACAAACCAAATGGACTGTTTCTTTTAAATGACTCATGTTGTAATAAGTATTTTTACGGCAAGAAACAGCTGTCCTTGTGGCTGAAAAACATGCATCATCAAGTACATGTGTTGAACAACTGATAAGTAACAACCGGATTCTTTAGCTTTTCATCATGGTATCTTTACAGATTTAAACAAGGTTGAACACACCAAGTCATTGCTTATAATAATAGTTATGTTGCCTCAGCGGTTATTCCCATATGACATGAATGCAGACCTAAAAACTCCTTCAGACGCACCCTCAAAGGGCGACCGAAGAAGCCGTTTCACAAACCCTCAAAGGCGAGCCTGCTCTCCATCCtttactgtttttctctctttcattaaTTAAGATTGTTTCTGTGACAAACAATCTCCACTtactttgtctctctttttcctaaactttaACGAAGAGCTGTaatgttttgtacattttgatATTAGAGGACCAAAACGGCTTACTTTCAGAAGAGTATATATAGattgacacatttattttttaaggaatAGAAAGGGggttcatttttacattttccttgtttattttctatttagACAAATGAGGCGTCAGGGTGTGCTGCTTTGCAGCAGACACTTCTTTGGTAGAGTAGTCACACACCAGATTCTATGAAATCAAAAGTGATCTTATGATTTTCCAAGAATGTGCCAAAAGTAATGAGAAGGACGGCAAATCAAACCACTCTCCCTAGTAGGGAGCTGACCAGGGGGCCCATGTCTGTGCTCACAGTCCCTTTTTAATGCTCAACTTGGCCTTATTgcaatatacattttattaacaatGTGATATGTCCCTATTAAAGAAAATTCTATATTCTTTAAAACTATAGCAGTAGTTCTGTCAGAGCAGGTCTGGTGCTGGACCGGCACCGTAAAGGTTTTTTGTAATGGTGAACTGCCACTAAATGCACACTACCGGTATTTCTCTTATGTTATTACTTGACTATTTTCACACAGCAAACATTAAAGGGGCAATTGTATCATACGCTTTGGAGCACACGCTTGTCTGATCTCTGGATGAAGAGATTATGGTTGACTAATTGGGCTGATCACAAGTCAGTTCGGTGTTTCCTTCAGGTGGCTAAAAACCATAATTTTTCAAATTGCAGTTAATGGACTGAGTTAAAACTGGAGTCAGGACCTGAGGCTGTTGGGGCAAGCAGTGCCACACTCACTCCCAGTGCCTTAGAGTGTTGTCATGACGCCTTGATGAGTAGCTGGGTAAAATGGTTGCAATAACTTAAACTGCTAGTGAAGTCCAGATCCagtcaaaacattttgatgAACACAGAGCAATGCTGAAAAGGTAACTTTGACATAAAAACATCTTCACAAAAAGGGAACATGATTCTGAGTGTTAGCTGCTTTCCTCTTCACTCGCTAACTATAAATCTAAagttattaatgtttaataaagcaattaaatgtatctgaaaaggtttttttaagaGAAGATCTACAAGACAATTATGATCTAACTATGAATATTAGTGACTTTATCCACTCTTATGACTgtacaaagaaagaaagcagagtTTGTATTAACATGGCCAGTTATTTATTCTTAATTGGTGACCTGTAACCCGAATGGATCAGTGTGTACTGTAATCCCTCTTTTTCCTAAagcaaattaaatgttttggaacAAACATGGTGTGActctttgtttctgttgtgtaaCACTAAGACACTGAGCAGCGACTGCCTTATCTATTTTTACCCAAAGAGTGTTTGCAACATTTAAGGTTTGTATTCGATCAAACCAGTTACATGGTGTAACTACAGCTGGGTGGTGAATACCTCCATCAATGCAGATGTGAATTTTGCTAGTTCAAGCTACTTGGATTGTATTTAATGAAGAATTCCCGATCTGCATTGAGCTAACTGCTCAAGGACATTTTGGCAGATGGAGCTGGAGATCGAGCCACCAACCTCTCTCTACCACCTGAGCCCCCGTCCATGCATGCAATTGAAATAATGCTATTCTAAgtagtttgtatttgtatctgaATTCAGTTAAGAAAATAacttatgtacagtatttccccCCAGAGCACAGACACCATCAAGCAATCTTTTACTGTAATACCACCTGACCACAGGTTCATCATCTTGTAGGTAGTAATCTCATTAAATTTAGATTGTCAAGGGATATGCATAAATAAGCGTGGTATAAATCATTGGGGctttaaaaaatagattttgacaCAGGAACCCTCCACAAGACAGCCTCCAGACCAAACAAAGTCCCTTTCTAAAAACCCATGCAATTTAAGTCAATATTGGAATATTGTAAAAAGTATCCCCAAACAAAAACTGTTACACAGTAAACTTGAGGCCTTTGGTACTCCAATGGTCCGTGGGCACTGCTTTGCTCAGTCAGTATCTAGCCTTATTTTCAGCAAGATTAATACAATAATTGTTTTAATCATTTTGTTACTGTAGATTAACTTTGTTGTAAAGTTTAAACATAATTATAATAACCTGAAATacgtacttacttacttacttaaggTTAAACACAGAATGGGGAGGAGTATTCAGTAATTATTGGTGACTTAGTAGCATCTAACCAGAGTAAAAACCGAAATATGTTGCATGACTTTAAAAAACTTTGATGTCACTCCAATGGATCCCTACTtgacaaaaatttaaatttgatcAGTCATGTCTTCTCACAAAGAATTTCTAATAAGTAGACTGGCTTTGCTTCTCATAACATCATGAATCTTAAGAGCGTCAATAAAGCTTTCTCTACGTCATTGCGTCACTTCCGGCGCAGGCGCAAAATACCATTTTCTGTCGCGTGTGCGGCCTCTCTTCCTCTACCGCCATCATGGGTCGCATGCACGCTCCCGGGTGAGCTctctttttatcatttaaagttaaaaaattgTTTCGACAGATCCCGTTTGATGGCACGATATGGCTTGTAAACGTGTTATGGATGCATAAGGACCAAATTGAGCTCTTCTGTCCAGCCTAGAAGCAACAAAATAACTTAAATATACGCACCCTCAAATCGACATCCATCTccagctagctaatgttagcttgccgTAGCTAACGGCACTTCCAGCTCACCACGATTTTGGTGCTTCACTTAAGCGAAACCTTTTAGACACTATTAGTTTACGTATTCACAGCCCAAATGCAACATTTGTCTGTTCTGTTGAAGAAATGAAATCCTTGTAACTTAAGCATTTGACGTTAAGACTTAAATAGTTGACCCTAACACGAGTaacaagctagcgttagcccaGCCATCGACCACTAACGTCACCTGCCCAGGTCTGCAGATGGCTTCtagaaatgtttttcattgtttttaaccATGCCTGTATTGTTTGCTTTCTCCGTCAAACTGCCAATGTGTTCAACCAGTCGCATGTCTTTCTTTCCTACAGAAAGGGCTTGTCCCAGTCGGCTCTGCCTTACAGGCGCAGTGTTCCCACTGTGAGTATGAAGTCATTATGTTTAAGTGGCTCAAAGTGACTGTAGAAAATTATTTCTAAACTGATTTGATCAGTTGCTAAATCATTTAACTACTACTTGCAGTGGCTGAAGCTCACATCCGATGATGTGAAAGAGCAGATCTTCAAGCTGGCCAAAAAAGGCCTGACCCCCTCTCAGATTGGTAAGTGTTACTACTCTAAGGTTAGGTCCTTAATGTACTAAAGTATTATTGTATGCATATGCAGGAAAGTgaacattaccacaaagtgTATTGATAACTGCCAACTaaagctgggcaatatattgatgatatatcgatattgtgatacgAGACTAGATATGtgcttagattttggatattgtaatgtTGTTATATGgcatgttgtcttttcctggttttaaaggcattacagtaaagttgtcattttctgaacttaacaGATGGTTatttttgcctttacccacttagtcatcatattcacattactgatgattatttgtgaaaatatttGATAGCACCAaattgtgaaagcaccaatagtcaactctacaatattgttgtagtatcaatattgaggtatttggtcaaaaatattgtgatttttaattTCTGTTGCCCAGCCGTACTGTCAACTTTAGTTGGTATGCAGGAAAACGTCATCATGGTACAAGTCTCAGATTTCAATGTTTGTAGAATTTGAAATCCTCTGGTttatattacagtaatgtactttattaatctcacaaggaaaattacattttcaccATGTTAGgatacacattacacataggcctgatatacacacacatgctcagtacctatacatgtaCTAATGCAAAGATGTCAAAGTGGGGGCCAGCTGCAGCTAGACAGGCTCCCTGAGCAGTTtagggtttggtgccttgctcaagagtgCCTTGGCAGTGCACAGGAGATGAACCTCTCCAGCTACTAGTCCTTTTTACactattttttgggcatttgaGGCCTTTATTTACACATGACAGATGAAGACAAGGAAGGGGGGNNNNNNNNNNccatgcagcaaagggtcttAGCCAAACCTGCAGCCGCTGCGTCGAGAAGCAAACCCTCACatgtgtgcgcctgctctaccaactgagctaacccggccactcCAGCTActagtccaccaccatactttggtccctACAGACTGAGTTACTGCCACCCCCAGAATTGAGAATGTCATTGACTGCAGAACAGCAGATTTGCTTTCTTTCATAAAACACGGCTAAACTATTTAGTCTGTGGTAACACAGTTGTTAAATTGGTTTTCTTTTTGGCATGTTTAAAAACTTAAGCAGGTTTGCATTGGTTTAGTTGTGGGAGAGCAAATGTAACTGCTGTTAAAATGTCTAGTCAGTACAGATTCATTTTTTGACTTCTCACTCAACCACTTGAACAAGATTCAATTAGTTTGGACAAAGCCATGAAAGCCGTTGTATTCAGCTACTAAAAAGGCACTGGTACTTTCTGGAGGACTATATGTAGCACTTGCTGTTATAAGAACTTCATCCACTGGAATGTTAACTGTAGGACAACAGAAGACCAGTCTGTCACGTCAGCAGTCTGTCCACAGTTGGTGGCGGGAAAAGCATGAGGAGGGACTGATTAGGtacaatttgttgtttttatctatTAATTACATACTTCAGTAACTGTTTAAGTCACGTGCCATTATCAAGGGCACAGAGTAAAGTTAGGACATTTTCTGAAAAACTAGCCTACAAGCTGTCATTTGTTTTAAGAAATTAGAGACTTTATTATTACATCTGTATTCAGTTTAGTACATAGAGAAACAACAGTTTTATTTCTGGTCCATGGTGCAAAACAAAATATCATTCAGTAGAAGTTGCGCAAACATTCACATTGCACATAAGGCCATAAAAACAAGGTTTAAACAGTGCaataatagaaaaatataaTAGCCTATACAAAGAgtcaaaaaatgtgttaaagtcCTGCCAGGGTTGTTTACTCTACAGAATATGATCATTTTGGCTTAAATTTAAGATGTAAGTTTATATAAATTTACACATCTTGAGTcctacttttttttgtaaatgtgaaatTATCTGATACCTTGCTCACAGATTGTATCTGTATTTAGGTCTGAAGAAACTTGTTTTAGCTTGGCACCAGCTCAATATCATTGACATAAACTGTTGCAAATCTGGTTTGTTAACCGCTTTTACGACaaactttgatgtttttattaaaataattatgtATCTGAGTGGGTTTGTGAGGAGGAAGTAGATACTGATCCAAGTTAAGCTACTCCTAAGTTTTCGCTGACTACTGTTTTACTATCTATTACACGTTGaaattgtgttatttatttttatcataaGAAAGCTGACACTGGATGAATCAAGCAGTTTGTGAGCACCATACTGTGTCAAGGGTCAAGCCTGTTTGTCGCCTTGTCTAGGTGTGATTCTGAGGGACTCCCATGGTGTGGCCCAAGTACGTTTCGTCACTGGCAACAAGATCCTGAGGATCCTCAAGTCCAAGGGTCTGGCCCCCGACCTGCCCGAGGATCTCTACCACCTTATCAAGAAGGCTGTGGCAGTCAGGAAGCATCtggagagaaacagaaaggTATAACAAGACGAGGCCCAAAACCTAGGTCAAAGATTGAGACAATTAACGGTCATATTCACTTGTCAAATTTGGCCAAAATGAGAttcaaaaaattccttctaATAAAACGTGTTcaaacatacatttacacaaacaaGTCATTTGTGGACATGCCTACAAAAAATAACTAGAGGGCAGGAGGCAGGACATGAGGCAAATTACACTCATTGTGATCCAGTTTGTAATTTGGTCATAAATAAGTCTATTGCCGTTTATTGAATTTGTCTAATGATTTGGGCTTTGCACCATAGCCACAGAAGTTTTTCCACAATCCAATATTTAGTAGATGAGAATTTGGCTTTTCAGtttagattttgttttgaatttggCATTGATGAAATTTggcaacaatttttaaaattgtatagAAAATCAAATGTACTTTtagtatatataaatactttattgatccagaAGGACATTTTAGATAGTCATGGGGGGttacgtgtgtgtgggtgcacaTATTCagtaatacaaaatattttacatgtcataccataacaatttttttacaacaattGCAGGACAAGGATGCCAAGTTCCGCCTGATTCTCATTGAAAGCAGGATCCACAGGCTGGCCCGTTACTACAAGACCAAGAGAGTACTGGCCCCCAACTGGAAGTAGTACGTATTGGTTTAGCTTTGGAAAGCTTTCCTTTTTGGTTTTTatgtttcaattcaatttctgTTAAACATTCACACTCATGAGGTCATAGACTTACTAACTGATCCACATGGGCTGCATGTGTGTAAAGATGCACAAATCATTGTCCTGCTCTTCCCTTTGTTAAGAGTAGTGATATTTCTGTTGTGCTAGAAAAAGCTGGAGGTAAATTAGCGGAGTAGCTACTTGGTGCCACTTCTGCCAGTCCCCTTCAAACAATGGAAATATTTTGTTTACTACTatattaattcatattttaagcATCTTACTTAACTTTCATACATGATTTTTGTTGGTAATCATAACTAAATATATGGATTGTTACTGGTTATGACAGTAGAAACTGACACTTTATATGTACACAATGTTTTCCTCGCAACGTAAACTAGTCCTACCCTGTTTCCTTTTAGAGAAGTTATAAATATACTGAGGTGCTTATTTTGAGGAGTGATCCCTCTAATGccatgttttctttctgtttacAGTGAGTCCTCTACAGCTTCTGCTCTGGTGGCATAAACGCTACTTTTTTGGGttaataaaaagatttaaattggaACTTgttctgttgtcttttttttttttttaaattaccaagTGTTTACAGATCTTGTTCACAATGTATTTTCCAATCTAGTGGCCCAAATAGCGTAACCATTAGTTTAGGCTTTGATAATCTGTATATGGGtaaatttgagagaaataatTTGAAACTGAAATTAAACTGCCGTTTTGATGGAATTTCTGCTATTAATTTGCTTTCCATCTTTAAGAACTAAGCATTTCGctttaatgtcatttttattaaaCGAATGTGAGCTGCTATGTAAAAGGGATTTCTTGGTAGTGGTGGAAACTACGGGCAGTTTCCATGCGTCATGCATTACGTGACCCGAAGGTTTTGTGTTACGTGAGGGGCGTGTAGTTTGATGAGTGACAACCACCGTGTCCAATCACAGCTTCGCTTGACTTCACGTTTTTTGTCTTAAAAGGAATGGTGTTGCAATCTCGAGACATACACCTCTTCGACAACAACGAACACAGCTGACAAACATGGAGAAAATACAAGCGATTATTTGACGAAGGAGATCAAAATATGGCACATATTTGCCGGAAAATGAAGCGACAGCAAATCGACGCATATCTGTCACTGACAAATACGCGAAATCTGTTGGTTTTTGACGAGGAATACCAGAATACGTGAGGGTTGTTGTCAACACTACAGCCATAATCCaagttggggggaaaaaaaatgtcgaCGGTCGTAGGTTCCGAGAAGGGCTCTGAACGGACGGCGATGGAGAGGTTTGGTAGCGGAGGGATGGCGCTTCTGCCTTGGACTAAACAGATACTCACCGTACTTTGGGAACAGCTTCGGCTGCTGGTTCAGGTCATATACTACACCTTCATGTCAGGTAagaaaacaaagtcaaattaaaacttatgtttgtgtgcttttgttcATTTGCTTTTAACGCTAACTACGCATTTGTGTTGTGACCGTTGGGACTGGTTAACAGTCGATACTCGAGCCTTTTTATAAGTATCGATAACCGTAGCTATAGCTAACAAACGGTAACGAAAATTCACTATACACATCCACCATAACACTAAGAACCCTTGCATGTCTTAATCTTACCAGTCATATTAGGACTTTGTTGTTGCCAGttatctatttttttcaaatacatgaGTTTCTTTACGTCCTAATCCATCCAGTTAACATTGTTCCTCCCATTCTAATACAGTAGCTAATGCTCCCTACAGTCCCTGGAACGCCACATTGTATACTGGAGGGTTGTTATGGTATAAATCATGAAGCACAGTTCTGATGTCAGAATTAACTGGTCAAAGCAAATATGTCGAATTTAACGTGGATTCGTGCCATCTCTGACTAAATGGCATAACCAGATGCACTTCTGATAGCAACAATGGATACTGTATACATATCAAAATAAATTTGAGTTTGGGTCAAATTAAaatctccatcacccagccataCAGTGGTTGTAATCTTATGGTCTTTAATCCAGGGCATTTTTTGAAAGCATAAAACTGAagcaaaacaattttaaattttttaaattttaataattCATGTCATGATGACTTAAAAGTAGATCACAGTGAAACTGAATCCGTTGTCTTTTTAGTTGAATTTAAATCCActaatccctttttttttcctgatttttCCAGTTTTCCAGATGTTCAGGTTTGAGCTTCACGTGAGAATCACAGACGAGACAGGTCAACACATCCAGCACATGACCACAGCAGCAAACCCAACTGAATCCTTCCTGTTCTCTTCCTTGTTTGACGGAGACAACGGAGTGATAGTTGGAGGATCAAATCCCCTCTCTAACTTCTGTACGGATGTGGGCGACTCCTTTGCTGGGAAATCCACCGCTGAGGCCCTGCTGTCCACTCTACGTGCCGACGACCTGTGCTGTGGAATAGTGGATGATTTTGTGTCCGGCAAAGACGACGGCATCTTTTTAGGACACCAATCCACTTGGAAAATGGGCTTCCCTGGTGACTGGAACATCTTTGTGTCAAGCAGCGACAGCTCCAGCTCAAACGACGGCTGCCATAGAAGTAGTGAGAAGGTCTTTAAACAGGAAAATacagaagaggagaaaagtGTTCACTGGAGTAGCGAAGAAGACCAGAACATAGTTGAATTTGACAGTGAGGAAAGTAAGGCGCTTTGGGAGTCTCTGTCAAAATCTAGTGATCCTTACAAccccttctttttctctgcatGCATTTCAACAAACACCAATATGGGAAAAAGTAAAGACCAAGTGATGGACAGTGCTGCTGGCCTCATGTCAGCGAGCAAGGCCAGCGAGGAGATGTTGGGGCCTCAAGGTCTGAATATCTGGGTCAGTCGTTCTGACAGCGAGAGCAGTTGGAGCAGCTGGGCCAGTTCGGACAGTTCGAGCCCCGACATTGACGAGGAGGGCGAGAGGCTCTTGGAGTTCTTCAGCAGTCCCCAAGACCCGTACAATCCCATGTGCTTCACTGCGTGCACATTCAACAGCACCTCACCTCAAACCACCCCCGCCACCAAAGTCTCAAAACAACAAGCCTCACTTCCGCCAGCTTCCTCCAAgtctg
This genomic stretch from Etheostoma spectabile isolate EspeVRDwgs_2016 chromosome 8, UIUC_Espe_1.0, whole genome shotgun sequence harbors:
- the rps13 gene encoding small ribosomal subunit protein uS15 translates to MGRMHAPGKGLSQSALPYRRSVPTWLKLTSDDVKEQIFKLAKKGLTPSQIGVILRDSHGVAQVRFVTGNKILRILKSKGLAPDLPEDLYHLIKKAVAVRKHLERNRKDKDAKFRLILIESRIHRLARYYKTKRVLAPNWKYESSTASALVA
- the ppp1r15b gene encoding protein phosphatase 1 regulatory subunit 15A; its protein translation is MSTVVGSEKGSERTAMERFGSGGMALLPWTKQILTVLWEQLRLLVQVIYYTFMSVFQMFRFELHVRITDETGQHIQHMTTAANPTESFLFSSLFDGDNGVIVGGSNPLSNFCTDVGDSFAGKSTAEALLSTLRADDLCCGIVDDFVSGKDDGIFLGHQSTWKMGFPGDWNIFVSSSDSSSSNDGCHRSSEKVFKQENTEEEKSVHWSSEEDQNIVEFDSEESKALWESLSKSSDPYNPFFFSACISTNTNMGKSKDQVMDSAAGLMSASKASEEMLGPQGLNIWVSRSDSESSWSSWASSDSSSPDIDEEGERLLEFFSSPQDPYNPMCFTACTFNSTSPQTTPATKVSKQQASLPPASSKSDTDTEEKESSFPPSSEDDEEEQLWKSLCQKDDPYHPLNFQACLLSSPTTTTLQLGEDPDPLDVHHTKNPPTKGKKCEKEAKSPQKSRATKPSVPERQLKHHSHPDKTLVPWKRPGHTLQSLPQEKKESKASTPKKKVQFSPLVQVHVMRTWPFARQASRKGHWEEMARDRDRFRRRVQESEQAIGYCFTQPHREKIRAYLDGALK